The stretch of DNA ATCGGTGATGGTTGGGAAGATGCAACTGGTGAAACACTTAGTAACGTGGAAGGTAAAAACCGATTAGACGGTGATGATAAAAGTTGGGATGGTGAGACTGTTAAAATAGATGCCAACTATGGTGTTTCATTAAATGATAAAGGCGGTTTTATAAATTTCACAACAGAATTCTTATCAAGACAAAATACCTTAAGACCTGGTTTTTCATGGAGAAAAGGTTATGGTAGTGCAGGAATTGATGGTTTTAACTTTATGATTAACGCTGCTTTACCCATAAATGATAACACTGAAGTGTATGCCTTTGGTGGCAGAAACTTTAGAGATACAAATGCGTATGCATTTTCTCGTGGAGCGTTCGATGATGCTCCTAATGGAGAACTTCGTACAGTTTCAAGTTTATACCCAAATGGTTTTACACCAAGAATTACATCGTTAATTACAGATGTATCTATCTCAGCTGGTATAAAGCATAAAATGGATAATGGTTGGAATTTAGATTTTAATAATACTTTTGGAAAAAATAACTTTCATTATTACATAAAAGGAAGTAATAATGCTTCTATGAAAGACGCATCTCCTACCGATTTTGATGCTGGCGGTCATTTTTTATCACAAAACACTACAGGGATAGACTTTAGTAAATATTTTGAAGATATTGCTTCTGGGATGAATATTGCTTTTGGTATGGAATATAGGACAGAGAATTTTGGGATTTTTGCTGGCGAAGTTTCTTCTTATGGGCTTTATGATGAGAATGGAGCCGTAATCACCAACCCTGCTGCCCAGAGTGTTGCTACATCTCCGTTAGGGAATGATTTACCTGGAGGTTCTCAAGGCTTTCCTGGATATAGCCCTGACAATGAGGTTGACAGAAGCAGATCTAATTATGGTATTTACTTCGATTCAGAACTTAATGTAAGCGAAACTTTTATGCTAGCTGCTGCTGTTAGATATGAAAATTATAGTGATTTTGGGAGCACCATTAACGGAAAACTAGCCAGTAGATTAAAAATTAGTGATGACTTTACACTAAGAGGTTCTATCTCTACAGGATTTAGAGCACCTTCCCTTGCACAATTATACTATAACTTGATCTTTAATAATATTGTTGCCGGTGCGTCAGTGCCTTCTTTATTATCTGCAAACAACAGTACCGTTACTAAAGCTTTTGGTATCGGACAATTAAATGAGGAAAAGGCCTTTAATGCTAGTATTGGATTTACTTATAAAAATGGTGGATTTACGGCAACTGTTGATGCCTATTCTATTACCGTAGATGATAGAATTATTTTAACTGACAACTTTACAGATCAAACCATTTTAGGTCCCTTGAATGTGGATGCTGCACAATTTTTTGCTAATGGTGTAGACACTAAAACCAGTGGTCTTGATATTGTTTTAGGTTATGAAACTAATGTTGGCGAGCATGGTAAGGCAAGAATTGGATTGATTGGTAATTTTAATGATCTGGAGATTAAGAGTATTAATAATGGTAACTTAAACGAATTTACCTTTTTTGGTCCATTCTCTCAAGCCTATCTTGAAGCTGCCGCTCCCGATTATAAATTTGGACTTAATCTGGGATACTCATGCAAAAAGTTTGATACTACAGTGTCATTAACACAATTTAGTGAAGTAACTCTTCAGGATTTTCAGTGGGTGGACTCCCCTGCTACAACTCAAGCAGAAGCAGATGCCCTTTTCCCCGTAGCAACAGATATTTATGAAGCCGCTTTAGTTGTAGATCTTAGCATAGGGTATCAATTATCTGAAAAGGTTAAATTTAGCTTGGGAGCTAACAACCTGTTTAATAAATATCCGACACCTCAATTTGATGGATGGACGGATCAAGGTGGTTTAGCCGATTCTGTTCAGATGGGGTCTGATGGCACCTATGTTTTTGGAAGACTTAATTTTAAATTATAATAATTACTGAGTGACTAATTCTAAAAGAGGTTATCTGAATCAGATAGCCTCTTTTTCTTTCTTAATTATAAGGTTTCAATAGCTCTCTACGTAACATTTTTCTAATTGATTCGTCAATATTTATGAAACCATCGATTATGAAAAAATTAGCCTTACTTACCGTCCTTTTACTTATTGGAATAAACATCCATTCTCAAAATATCACAGCCAAACTAGTAGACAAAAGTAATGATGCTCCCATACCCTATGCCACTATTAAAACAGGTGAATTTAGTGGTGTTATTTCTAACGAAGAAGGTTATTTTAGTTTGAGTTTAGAAGATCTTCAAACTAAAACCATTACTATTTCTTGTATGGGGTATCAAAACAAAACACTTAGTATCAAAGCTATCAAGGGGTTTAACTTTGTGGTTCCTCTGGAAGCAGCTATTAATCAACTTAATGAGGTTTATATTAGTAATAAAAGACCAAATGCAGATTCCATTATTGCTAGAACAAAAGCAAAACTTGGCGAGAATTATGATATTAATCTTAACAAATACAACATATTTTATAGAGGTACAGAATATGCCAATTTTAAAAGTTTAGATTTTGAAATTGAAAAAGCGTCGCATGTTAAGTCAAAAAATTTAGAGAAGGCGAATAAAAGTTTAGACTCTCTATCAAAACATATTATATCCAGTAACATTATCCATTTTTCAGATTTTAAGGGTGAATTGTCAAGTCTAAATAAAGATAGTACCAAACTGGTTGTTAATAAAGCTACCAAACTTATTGACCATAAGAATGACTTCTCTATTGACGCTGTACAAGAAAAAGCACAAACATTGGTATTAAAATACCTGGATACTACGAAAACCTATAAAGTAAAAACGGGATTATTTAAAGTTGAAGATTCACTGTCTTTAAAAGATGAAGATTTTAAAGACGATGAAAAAAATGAATATGAAGTGTCTCATTTAAAAAGTACGACAGGTTCGTTATTACGCAAATCTATGTTTGTAGATAATTCTTTTTTAAAAACCATTTTAGACTCTAAATTATACGATTACACTTTTGAAGATGTAGGCTATAACAATGGTGACCTCACCTATATTATAAGTTTTAAACCAAGAAAAGGAAAAGCAAAATTTACAGGTAAATTATTTATATCGGACGAAAATTATGCCATTACTAAAGTTGATTATAAATATTACGGATCACGCCACGGAAAAAAGGTAAATTTAAAATTTCTTCTTGGCATCAAGTTTATAGAAAATGTTAGTGAGGGCACTTATATCTATGAAAAAAACAGTGCCAATAAATACCAACCAAAATATATTAAAAGAATAAAAGGAGCTTATTTTTATGTGAATAGAGATTTAAAACTTATTGAAAATAGCCACGAAAAAAACAAAGTTGGCTTTAGCTTTAAAATTGAAGGTGATAACCGTAATAAAGAAGAAATACTTTTTACAGATATTAATCATATTACTTTAGAAGATTTCGCTTCAATAAAACAAGAAAAAGTAGCACCGTTCACCATGTTAAAAGCTTTTGAAAAAACGATGTGGCAAAATGAAGAAACCTTAGAGCCTTTGGAAGAAATGAAACGGTTTGGGAGTGGGGAATAGTTTGGATTACGCTTATCGGTTCGGCTATGAACAGTACGGGAGCAAACTAGCGTTTACTTTCCGCCACGCACATAGCAAAATCTTTTTGTTTTGTTTTTTCTTTTCTTGTTTAAAGCAAAATCCCAAAGATTTTGCGGACTTCATAAAAATACATAAACCTTTCGATTAAGCCCAAAGCCTGTATTGTTTATAGCCTTTGTTATGCATAGTTAATTGTATTCTATTCATTTTCCCTTAAATTTTTATTGGGCATTTTTCACTTCTTTTAATCCATTCAATTTTTCCGTTCTTATAAATTTTAACTATGTTCAATGGTAAACCTGTCTTGTCAGGATTAGCTTTGACCTCAGTCATTAATAAATCTTTAATTACCTGATCAGGGTGTTTGGAAAAAACGGTCGGATCTTTTACATACTCATCAATAGCAGAATGAGAACCTATATAAAAAGCTTTCGCATCAGTTTTTTTTGAACTCGGTAAAGGGAAAACCTTTTCTACAGTTTCAAGCTGATAAGTTTTAGAATCAGTTAATGAAAATCGACACATATAAGCAAAAGGTATTCCTTCTTCAAGTCCAATAATAACATAGGTGAAAACAGGGTTATGTTTAAGATAAACACTATTGTAATAATCAGGCATTCCTTTTCTTATATCCTCCGCTTGTATAAGTAAAGATTCTTTGAGTTTTGTATTTGCCATTGCAATAGCCGAATTAAAATTGTCACCATCTTTAATTTGATTTCCTATGATATATGGTAATACGTTTAGATTTGACATTTTTCCGATGACTCCCGAAGCAGAGAAATAATATTTTCCCACTTCAAATATCTTAACGATTTCTTGGAACTTTAATTCACCTGTAATTCCGTCTTCTATCCCCATTTTACTATCAACCCCAAGCAACACGTAATCTGAAGTAACAATAATTACAATCGTTGTCGCATGCAATTGATTTGTTGATACTGAAGTAATGAAGAGGGCAAAAATCAAACTTAACACTAGCCGTTGATACTTATTTATGTTTGAAATGGTTATAAAGCTATTATTTTCCATACTGAAATTATCTTGAGACTTCATTTTGATTAATTATGCATAACGACTTGATATAAAACCATTTTAATGTTTTATATCTAATGATAAGCGAAGTTATAATTTTTACGCAAGAAAATAAATACAAATTAAATTAGTTTATACAATTTATATTAACAATAAAAACAAAAATCCTAATCCAAAAGCCTAGGATTCAATATATAAACTAAATAAATTATCATTTAATAGCACTCCCATGAACTTGAGGAATAATAGGAATAAATGGTGAGTATAAATTATATGTTTCTAACTCCAACTTACTAAATCCAACAGATTCTAATAATTGCTTGGTATTTCTATTGGTGTGGCATCCTTCAAAAAACCAATGCCATGGCTTATGAATCAAACTTTGAATAAATGACAGCATCGTATTTTCTCTAGCCTCCACATGTTCAATGAATATAAAAATGCCAGAAGGCTTTAAGATGCGTTTAATTTGCTGAAGACATTGTAAAGGATCATGAACTGTGCATAAAACTAATGTACAAACCACAAAATCATAAGACGCATCGGGTAAATCAATAGCTTCCCCCATAAGTGACTTGATCTCTAAATCGATACCATATTTCTCTGCGCTTTTTTTTAAATTATTATGCATATAAATATTAGGCTCAATAGCTATAAGCCTTGTTCCTTTTTTTAGATAACGCATATTAGCACCAGCACCT from Flavivirga spongiicola encodes:
- a CDS encoding TonB-dependent receptor, with the translated sequence MKKTTLLFLLIFSVSFTFAQQNVSGLISDSSGIPIAGVNVVEKGTTNGVVSNFDGKFTISVDGNSTLVFSYIGYNSLEVPVNNRPIINVTLEDGVNLDEVILVGSRSPRRTATDTPVPVDVLDVADIASTTGKVEVNEILQYAAPSFNASKQSGSDGADHIVPASLRGLGPDQTLVLINGKRRHQSSLVNVFGTRGRGNSGTDLNAIPANAIKRIEVLRDGASAQYGSDAIAGVINIVLKDNTDGFSGGITYGAYSTAIGDGWEDATGETLSNVEGKNRLDGDDKSWDGETVKIDANYGVSLNDKGGFINFTTEFLSRQNTLRPGFSWRKGYGSAGIDGFNFMINAALPINDNTEVYAFGGRNFRDTNAYAFSRGAFDDAPNGELRTVSSLYPNGFTPRITSLITDVSISAGIKHKMDNGWNLDFNNTFGKNNFHYYIKGSNNASMKDASPTDFDAGGHFLSQNTTGIDFSKYFEDIASGMNIAFGMEYRTENFGIFAGEVSSYGLYDENGAVITNPAAQSVATSPLGNDLPGGSQGFPGYSPDNEVDRSRSNYGIYFDSELNVSETFMLAAAVRYENYSDFGSTINGKLASRLKISDDFTLRGSISTGFRAPSLAQLYYNLIFNNIVAGASVPSLLSANNSTVTKAFGIGQLNEEKAFNASIGFTYKNGGFTATVDAYSITVDDRIILTDNFTDQTILGPLNVDAAQFFANGVDTKTSGLDIVLGYETNVGEHGKARIGLIGNFNDLEIKSINNGNLNEFTFFGPFSQAYLEAAAPDYKFGLNLGYSCKKFDTTVSLTQFSEVTLQDFQWVDSPATTQAEADALFPVATDIYEAALVVDLSIGYQLSEKVKFSLGANNLFNKYPTPQFDGWTDQGGLADSVQMGSDGTYVFGRLNFKL
- a CDS encoding carboxypeptidase-like regulatory domain-containing protein encodes the protein MKKLALLTVLLLIGINIHSQNITAKLVDKSNDAPIPYATIKTGEFSGVISNEEGYFSLSLEDLQTKTITISCMGYQNKTLSIKAIKGFNFVVPLEAAINQLNEVYISNKRPNADSIIARTKAKLGENYDINLNKYNIFYRGTEYANFKSLDFEIEKASHVKSKNLEKANKSLDSLSKHIISSNIIHFSDFKGELSSLNKDSTKLVVNKATKLIDHKNDFSIDAVQEKAQTLVLKYLDTTKTYKVKTGLFKVEDSLSLKDEDFKDDEKNEYEVSHLKSTTGSLLRKSMFVDNSFLKTILDSKLYDYTFEDVGYNNGDLTYIISFKPRKGKAKFTGKLFISDENYAITKVDYKYYGSRHGKKVNLKFLLGIKFIENVSEGTYIYEKNSANKYQPKYIKRIKGAYFYVNRDLKLIENSHEKNKVGFSFKIEGDNRNKEEILFTDINHITLEDFASIKQEKVAPFTMLKAFEKTMWQNEETLEPLEEMKRFGSGE
- a CDS encoding class I SAM-dependent methyltransferase — its product is MANKFQTNAIRGPINAFIFKMLSGYMDRLFGNSKRELFKNHPETVVEIGSGAGANMRYLKKGTRLIAIEPNIYMHNNLKKSAEKYGIDLEIKSLMGEAIDLPDASYDFVVCTLVLCTVHDPLQCLQQIKRILKPSGIFIFIEHVEARENTMLSFIQSLIHKPWHWFFEGCHTNRNTKQLLESVGFSKLELETYNLYSPFIPIIPQVHGSAIK